The genomic interval AGCCGAAAATACTCGCGACTTTATGTATGAATATTGGTACAGCACTTCAAATTCCAACGTATCATTTAGATCGCTATGCATGGGAAGATGGAGAACTTGTACCGGCAGAAGTGTTGCAACGTCATGTCACTGAAATTGTGAAGACTGAGACATGGTTAATGGATGGCACGTATAAAGAGGCGTTAGACGAAGGGTTAGCACGCGTAGACTTATTGATTTGGCTTAGCGACTCACGTTGGCGATGTATATTATGGGTGATACGCCGCTATGTGATGGGCAAAGTTCGCTCTCAAGCTGGAGACAATCCAGACATCATCAGTCATGAGAGGTTGAAATGATGACGTCAATACTTAATTTCAAGTGTTGGCGTTTTTCTTTTGTGCTTTTTTGATAATGATGACAAGCGCATCGTCAAGTTGTTCATATTGCAATTGCGATTAAGATGTTCTACAATTAATAAATCGTAATTATTTCGATTTAGAAAGAGGGATTGTAATGAAACAACATCACCGAGTCATTATTATTGGTGCAGGCGCTGCAGGTATTGGTATGGCTGTAACGATGAAGACGCTCCGTTTTGAAGATGTTTGCGTGATAGAGGGTGGTTCAATTGGACAATCCTTTAAAAATTGGCCGAAATCGACACGCACGATTACGCCGTCCTTTACTTCAAACGGTTTTGGTATGCCTGACATGAATGCGATTGCCAAAGATACATCACCTGCTTTTACATTTAATGAAGAACATTTATCGGGTGATACATATGCAGAATATTTAACAGTTGTTGCTGAACATTACGACATCGATGTGCGAACAGAAACAAAAGTGGAAGATGTTCAATTTGTCGATAGCGTTTATGAATTAAATACATCTCAAGGTACATTGACAGCAGATTATATTTACGTTGCGACAGGTGACTTTGCCTTTCCAAATCAACCATTTGATCACGGTATTCATTATAGTGAAGTGGATGATTTTAAGGGGTTACCTGGCCATACGTTTACGATTATTGGTGGGAACGAAAGTGCGTTTGATGCGGCGATTCATCTCGCTAAACAAGGTGCACAAGTGTCACTTTATACAAGTTCAACAGGTTTTGACGCAGATGAAGCTGATCCAAGTATTCGTTTGTCACCATATACGCATCAACGTTTAAGAGAAGTGGTACAACAAGGTGCAGAAATTGAAATGAATGTGCATTATCGCGCGGAGTCTATCGTGTTTCGTCACGGCCAATATGAAATCCATTTTGATAATGGTGCCATCGTATACAGTCCGACAGAACCGATTATCGCGACAGGGTTTGATGTGACGAAAAATCCACTCATTCAACAACTTTTTACAGTGAGAGAAGGAGAAGTGCGATTAACGGATTTAGATGAGTCGACACGTTACCCGAATGTCTTTTTAATAGGTGCGAGAGTACGCCATGATGAAGCGATACTTTGCTATATTTATAAATTTAGAGCACGCTTTGCAGTATTAGCACGTACGATGATGCAACGTGAAGGCTTGGCTGTGGACCAAAAAGTGATTGATAGTTATCGCGACAATCAAATGTATTTAGATGATTATAGTTGTTGTGAAGTGGCCTGCTCATGCTAACGGTGACGTATGACTTAGTAACTGCGCAGGTATCCAACATTCCAAATGAGCCGCATCAATTTCGACTACGCGGATTGAAACAACTGACACCACATGAACAGCAAGCATTAAAGCGTTTCGTGATTCAACAACGATTAGCAGTATCACTTAACCGAGCTGTCCATTGTACGAAGGAAGAGACATGTCATCATGTTGCACAGTTACAATCATTTTGGCGCGCACATCAGCATCAGCGCCCGCGCCCTTTACATACGTTATTAGGCTGGTTATGCGTCATTTTAATGTTCGCTGCACCGGTCTATGTCGCGTATCATTTGTCAGATTGGCTACAAAATCAATATGTTGCGCCTTGGATTGATACACTTGCCGAACATGCGCTTTTTCGTCCATCACTGATTCAAGCATTTCTATTTGGCGATTATGGCGTTTTATCACTCGGGACATACTCACTCGTATGGGCATTACCTGTCGTTGTGATGCTCAGTTTGTCGAGTGCAGTCATTGAGCAATCACATCTGAAGCAATATATCATTTGGTCGATTGCGCCGACTATGGGAAAAGTGGGGCTCGAGGGCACAGATATTATTCCATTATTAGAAGGCTTTGGTTGTAACGCTGCCGCTATCGTACAAGCAGGGCATCAATGTCAATTATGCACACGTACACGTTGTATGAGTCTCATCAGTTTTGGGACATCGTGTAGTTATCAAATTGGTGCGACACTTTCGATATTTAACGTCGCACATCAAACGTGGCTCTTTATCCCGTATTTACTACTCGTTTTAATAGGCGGA from Staphylococcus sp. MI 10-1553 carries:
- a CDS encoding NAD(P)/FAD-dependent oxidoreductase, whose product is MKQHHRVIIIGAGAAGIGMAVTMKTLRFEDVCVIEGGSIGQSFKNWPKSTRTITPSFTSNGFGMPDMNAIAKDTSPAFTFNEEHLSGDTYAEYLTVVAEHYDIDVRTETKVEDVQFVDSVYELNTSQGTLTADYIYVATGDFAFPNQPFDHGIHYSEVDDFKGLPGHTFTIIGGNESAFDAAIHLAKQGAQVSLYTSSTGFDADEADPSIRLSPYTHQRLREVVQQGAEIEMNVHYRAESIVFRHGQYEIHFDNGAIVYSPTEPIIATGFDVTKNPLIQQLFTVREGEVRLTDLDESTRYPNVFLIGARVRHDEAILCYIYKFRARFAVLARTMMQREGLAVDQKVIDSYRDNQMYLDDYSCCEVACSC
- a CDS encoding P-loop NTPase family protein, giving the protein MNIGTALQIPTYHLDRYAWEDGELVPAEVLQRHVTEIVKTETWLMDGTYKEALDEGLARVDLLIWLSDSRWRCILWVIRRYVMGKVRSQAGDNPDIISHERLK
- a CDS encoding ferrous iron transporter B, producing the protein MLTVTYDLVTAQVSNIPNEPHQFRLRGLKQLTPHEQQALKRFVIQQRLAVSLNRAVHCTKEETCHHVAQLQSFWRAHQHQRPRPLHTLLGWLCVILMFAAPVYVAYHLSDWLQNQYVAPWIDTLAEHALFRPSLIQAFLFGDYGVLSLGTYSLVWALPVVVMLSLSSAVIEQSHLKQYIIWSIAPTMGKVGLEGTDIIPLLEGFGCNAAAIVQAGHQCQLCTRTRCMSLISFGTSCSYQIGATLSIFNVAHQTWLFIPYLLLVLIGGLLHNRLWYPSEQRFIAAQVLSHEPVVWPSMKRVLAQMWDSVKMFLFQALPIFMAICLIASALALTPVLEMISKLFIPLLSLLHIPHELSPGLLFSMIRKDGMLLFNMGGGQFIQSLSAWQVLLLVFFSSTFTACSVTMTMVIRQLGLKEGSKMVGRQMVTSLACVAILGSITWLILL